A section of the Candidatus Tisiphia endosymbiont of Nedyus quadrimaculatus genome encodes:
- a CDS encoding IS982 family transposase has translation MKKDITELYSFIDDFCKIYLEYEQRKLLPSNKQRNRCCSMSLSEMLTIIIMFHTSYAKNFKFFYKSYIECMHKDDFPKALSYNRFVELMARLFIPLNMLIHLLFGEETGIYFIDSTTIKACHNKRRYSNKVFKGLAKHSKSSMGYFYGFKLHVIINNKGEFMALKVTKGNVDDRVPVPELTKRLTGIIAADKGYIKQNLFLNLYERGLKMIHGIKKNMENKLMDLKEKILLRKRNLIETVFDYLKNKMNLEHTRHRSPINAFVHILSTLVAYSLKKNKPSTKFDFNLHVLNILIPN, from the coding sequence ATGAAAAAAGATATCACAGAATTATATAGTTTTATAGATGATTTTTGTAAAATTTATTTGGAGTATGAACAGAGAAAGTTATTACCATCAAATAAGCAGAGAAATCGCTGTTGTAGCATGAGTTTAAGTGAAATGTTAACAATAATAATTATGTTTCATACATCCTATGCTAAGAATTTTAAATTTTTCTATAAAAGTTATATAGAGTGCATGCATAAGGATGATTTCCCTAAAGCCTTGAGTTATAATAGATTTGTTGAATTAATGGCACGATTATTCATACCGCTAAATATGTTGATTCATTTGTTGTTTGGTGAGGAAACAGGTATTTATTTTATTGACTCTACAACGATTAAAGCTTGTCACAATAAAAGGCGTTATAGCAATAAAGTTTTTAAAGGATTAGCCAAACATAGTAAATCCTCTATGGGGTATTTTTATGGTTTTAAATTACATGTAATAATCAATAATAAAGGGGAGTTTATGGCATTAAAAGTGACCAAAGGCAATGTAGATGATAGGGTTCCAGTACCGGAGTTAACAAAAAGATTAACTGGAATTATAGCAGCTGATAAAGGTTATATTAAGCAAAATTTGTTCTTAAATTTATATGAAAGAGGCTTAAAAATGATTCATGGAATTAAGAAGAATATGGAAAATAAATTAATGGATTTGAAAGAAAAAATCTTACTTCGAAAGCGTAACTTAATTGAAACAGTTTTTGATTATCTAAAAAATAAAATGAACCTTGAACATACTAGACATAGATCACCAATAAATGCCTTTGTCCATATATTATCTACTCTTGTTGCTTATTCATTAAAGAAAAATAAACCTTCAACAAAATTTGATTTTAATCTACATGTTCTCAATATCCTTATCCCGAATTGA
- a CDS encoding glycosyltransferase family 2 protein gives MTILLSITISSISYPELTYILLKEQLLTDLQISHVKFKLIESTGENDFFNVIIAEGIINNEMVIDILYKNKLLPLLNVQETQVKICDYAKIDQYVENGYFIYENDKSNKVLAINDLAYLRKLSTIYYNVQINLVRKNDFYQLLEQNFSHLNIIKSKYFLEFISVYMVAKNINYTKSIIIFFVIYFGILFNFKPLFHVINITCYFAQNILKIMLFNQAVIVQNTAFNSSDISILKNDSLPIYTILLPLYKESSKLKSIINYVSNINYPKHKLDVKIIIEADDYLMIKESILYELPSYIHLLKVPFSLPRTKPKALNYAMQYCRGKYVVIYDAEDRPDADQLLKAVIAFDELPKEYVCLQAKLNFYNENENLLTKLFSIEYCLWFKYLLKGLSLMDLPVTLGGTSNHFKVDALQKIGFWDAYNVTEDADLGIRLYSFGYKVHMIDSYTLEESPIDLISWIKQRSRWIKGFIQTFLVFLAQKDKYKRFKFYQITTIFIFIGFSSYGFCCLPFLMLTIKINTFAIINYLWIINSFFAFSYLYGSAFFILLTKKGKITNFRALDIAALFVWPLYFLLHTIASYKAIWEIIFMPFKWDKTQHGVSTLDLE, from the coding sequence TTGACAATCCTTTTATCTATTACTATTTCATCTATATCTTATCCCGAACTGACGTATATTCTACTAAAAGAACAACTACTTACGGATTTACAAATATCTCACGTTAAGTTCAAATTAATTGAGAGTACTGGTGAGAATGATTTTTTTAACGTGATAATTGCAGAAGGAATTATTAATAATGAGATGGTTATAGATATTTTGTATAAAAATAAATTATTGCCTCTATTGAATGTGCAAGAAACACAGGTTAAGATTTGCGATTATGCAAAAATTGATCAATATGTAGAAAATGGTTATTTCATTTATGAAAATGATAAAAGCAATAAAGTGCTTGCTATAAATGACCTAGCTTATTTAAGGAAGTTATCAACAATATATTATAATGTACAGATTAATTTGGTCAGAAAGAATGACTTCTATCAGCTACTTGAACAAAATTTTAGCCATTTGAATATAATCAAATCCAAATATTTTCTTGAATTTATCTCAGTATACATGGTAGCAAAAAATATCAATTACACTAAGTCAATCATCATATTTTTTGTGATATATTTTGGAATATTGTTTAATTTTAAACCTCTTTTTCATGTGATTAACATTACTTGCTATTTTGCACAAAATATTTTAAAAATTATGCTATTTAACCAAGCTGTCATTGTACAAAATACAGCGTTTAACAGTAGTGATATCTCCATTTTAAAAAATGATTCTCTACCTATTTACACTATTTTACTTCCATTATATAAAGAATCAAGCAAACTAAAGTCAATTATTAATTATGTCTCTAATATTAATTATCCTAAACATAAATTAGATGTCAAAATCATTATTGAAGCAGATGATTATTTGATGATCAAGGAAAGTATCCTATATGAATTACCTTCTTATATACATTTGCTTAAAGTACCTTTTAGTTTACCTAGGACTAAACCTAAAGCCCTTAATTATGCCATGCAATATTGCAGAGGAAAATATGTAGTAATATATGATGCAGAAGATAGACCTGATGCTGATCAACTCCTTAAAGCAGTAATAGCCTTTGATGAATTACCGAAAGAATATGTTTGTTTGCAGGCTAAACTTAACTTCTATAATGAGAATGAAAATTTACTCACTAAACTTTTTAGCATAGAATATTGTTTATGGTTTAAATATCTTCTGAAGGGTTTAAGCTTGATGGACTTACCAGTAACTCTTGGAGGAACTAGCAATCATTTTAAGGTTGACGCCTTACAAAAAATAGGTTTTTGGGACGCTTATAATGTTACTGAGGATGCTGATTTAGGAATTAGATTATATTCTTTTGGTTATAAAGTTCATATGATAGATTCTTATACTTTAGAGGAATCGCCTATAGATCTTATAAGTTGGATAAAGCAAAGATCTCGTTGGATAAAAGGATTTATCCAAACATTTTTGGTATTTCTTGCCCAAAAAGACAAATATAAAAGGTTTAAATTTTATCAAATAACTACTATTTTCATTTTTATTGGTTTTTCTTCTTATGGTTTTTGTTGTTTACCATTTCTAATGCTAACTATTAAAATTAATACATTCGCCATAATTAATTATTTATGGATAATTAACAGTTTTTTTGCTTTTTCATACCTTTACGGAAGTGCTTTTTTTATTTTACTGACTAAAAAAGGTAAAATAACTAATTTTCGAGCATTAGATATTGCTGCCTTGTTTGTGTGGCCTCTGTATTTTCTACTACATACGATAGCAAGTTATAAGGCGATTTGGGAGATTATTTTCATGCCTTTCAAATGGGATAAAACTCAGCATGGGGTTAGTACTCTAGACCTTGAATAA
- the nuoH gene encoding NADH-quinone oxidoreductase subunit NuoH, producing the protein MISFFQQYLLPLIIVALKTLSITIPLLLCVAYLTYAERRVIGLMQLRKGPNVVGPFGLLQPIADAIKLLFKETIIPNQADKILFTLAPMITLILSLIGWAVIPFDKKLVLADINVGVLYIMAISSLAVYGIIIAGWASNSKYAFLGAVRSSAQMISYEVSIGLVIVTVLLTTGTLNLSEIIEKQRLFPWWVDLMLLPMAVIFFISVLVETNRLPFDLSEAESELVAGYNVEYSSMGFALFFLGEYANMILASGMTSTFFLGGYLPPFGIKVLNFVPGFMWFILKTGFLLFCFLWIRATLPRYRYDQLMRLGWKVFLPFTLFWVVLVSSVLMFTGNLP; encoded by the coding sequence ATGATATCGTTCTTTCAACAATATCTATTGCCATTAATTATTGTGGCTTTGAAAACTTTATCTATCACTATTCCTCTTTTGCTGTGCGTAGCTTACCTTACCTATGCTGAGCGAAGAGTAATAGGGCTAATGCAACTCCGAAAAGGTCCAAATGTAGTAGGACCTTTTGGGTTATTGCAACCAATTGCCGATGCAATAAAATTATTATTTAAAGAAACAATTATACCAAACCAAGCTGATAAAATATTATTCACCCTAGCACCTATGATTACCCTTATACTTAGTTTAATTGGTTGGGCGGTAATACCTTTTGATAAGAAACTTGTACTAGCCGACATAAATGTTGGTGTTTTGTATATTATGGCAATCTCATCGTTAGCTGTTTATGGTATAATCATAGCGGGCTGGGCAAGTAATTCGAAATATGCTTTCCTTGGGGCTGTTCGCTCGTCAGCTCAGATGATTTCATACGAAGTATCTATAGGGTTGGTGATTGTTACTGTACTTTTAACAACGGGTACTCTTAATCTTTCAGAAATCATAGAAAAACAAAGATTATTTCCTTGGTGGGTTGATTTGATGTTGTTACCTATGGCTGTAATATTCTTCATATCAGTACTTGTAGAAACGAACAGATTGCCTTTTGATTTATCAGAAGCTGAGTCTGAGCTAGTTGCTGGTTATAATGTTGAATATTCTTCTATGGGATTTGCATTATTTTTTCTTGGTGAGTATGCTAATATGATTTTAGCTAGCGGTATGACCTCCACATTTTTCTTAGGTGGCTATTTGCCACCTTTTGGCATTAAAGTCTTAAATTTTGTGCCAGGTTTTATGTGGTTTATACTAAAAACCGGGTTTTTATTATTTTGTTTTTTATGGATAAGAGCAACATTACCTAGATATCGTTACGATCAATTAATGCGTTTAGGTTGGAAAGTATTTTTACCTTTTACTTTGTTTTGGGTGGTGTTAGTATCAAGCGTTCTGATGTTCACCGGTAATTTACCCTAA
- the nuoG gene encoding NADH-quinone oxidoreductase subunit NuoG, whose amino-acid sequence MIKLTIDGTEVEVEEGTTVFRACSKLGIEIPHFCFHERLKIAGNCRMCLVEMEKSPKPIASCAMPVSSGMVIHTNTIAVKKAREGVMEFLLINHPLDCPICDQGGECDLQDQAFKYGKASSRFSENKRTVKDKYMGPLIKTHMTRCIQCTRCIRFATDIAGVEEIGTLYRGEHMEVTSYLERSLESELSGNIIDICPVGALNSKPYSFKARSWELTKTESIDVLDAQGCNIRVDSRGSEVMRILPRVNDDINEEWISDKARFAYDGLKYQRLDSPYIRKNGKLVEASWNDAIELVAQKLESLAGDQAGDQIAAIAGTLACTESMFLLKTLLQKLGCNNFDSNQFNYKIDQSSRGNYLFNTTISRLKEADLALLIGTNIRQVAPVLNARIGILQREGKLKVARIGNITNQTYYINELGASPDIIKAIISEEHQFAKELEHAKNPVIIIGDGVYSRDDGYAILTLIHQMVDKYKIVRDDWNGFNILHNHASMVGSLDIGFSPKNGGNGVSEILQKAERGEIKFVYLLGSDEIDMNKIKSSFVVYQGHHGDNGANVADVIFPASSYTEKDATYVNFEGRPQYGKAATHPVGQAKEDWVIIKNLANSLGLNLGMNNLDEIRNRLAAEFPVFANISEIMSCDFIKFTSLDNLLKSDIVTKPINYYMTDSISRASVTMAKCVESKQERDKVA is encoded by the coding sequence ATGATAAAACTTACTATAGATGGTACTGAAGTCGAAGTAGAGGAAGGCACGACCGTATTTCGTGCCTGCAGCAAGCTTGGTATAGAAATCCCACATTTTTGTTTTCATGAACGTTTGAAGATTGCCGGTAACTGCCGTATGTGCTTGGTGGAAATGGAAAAATCTCCCAAACCCATTGCTTCTTGTGCTATGCCTGTCTCCTCAGGTATGGTTATCCACACTAATACCATAGCTGTTAAAAAGGCTCGTGAAGGAGTGATGGAATTTCTATTGATTAATCACCCCCTAGATTGTCCTATTTGTGATCAAGGAGGTGAGTGTGATTTACAGGATCAAGCCTTTAAATATGGTAAAGCAAGTTCTAGATTTTCAGAGAATAAAAGAACAGTCAAAGATAAATATATGGGACCTTTGATCAAGACCCATATGACTAGATGCATACAATGTACTAGATGTATAAGGTTTGCCACTGATATTGCTGGAGTTGAGGAAATAGGAACTCTTTACAGGGGAGAGCATATGGAGGTAACCTCGTATCTTGAGCGTAGTCTTGAATCGGAGTTATCAGGCAATATTATAGATATTTGCCCAGTCGGGGCATTAAATTCCAAGCCTTATTCTTTTAAAGCTCGTAGTTGGGAACTAACAAAGACTGAGTCAATAGATGTATTGGATGCACAAGGTTGTAATATAAGGGTTGATAGTAGGGGATCTGAAGTAATGAGGATATTACCAAGGGTTAATGACGATATCAACGAAGAATGGATATCAGATAAAGCAAGATTTGCTTATGATGGTTTGAAATATCAAAGGTTAGATTCTCCATATATCAGGAAAAACGGTAAATTAGTCGAAGCCTCTTGGAATGATGCTATTGAATTAGTAGCACAAAAATTAGAGTCTCTTGCTGGCGATCAAGCCGGTGACCAAATTGCAGCAATAGCTGGAACGCTAGCATGCACCGAATCAATGTTTTTATTGAAAACATTATTACAGAAGCTTGGGTGTAACAATTTTGACAGCAACCAGTTTAATTATAAAATAGATCAATCTAGTAGGGGGAACTATCTATTTAACACAACAATTTCTAGACTTAAAGAAGCTGATCTAGCTTTGTTAATTGGTACAAATATCAGACAAGTAGCTCCTGTCCTGAATGCTCGTATTGGCATATTGCAAAGAGAGGGAAAGCTAAAAGTAGCTCGAATTGGCAATATTACTAACCAAACTTATTATATAAATGAATTAGGGGCTAGCCCTGACATAATTAAGGCAATAATATCAGAGGAACATCAGTTTGCTAAGGAATTAGAACATGCAAAAAATCCAGTTATAATTATTGGTGATGGTGTATATTCTCGGGATGATGGTTATGCTATTTTGACACTCATTCACCAAATGGTTGATAAATATAAGATAGTTAGAGATGATTGGAATGGTTTTAACATACTGCATAATCATGCATCAATGGTCGGTAGTTTAGACATAGGCTTTAGTCCTAAAAACGGCGGTAATGGAGTTTCTGAAATTTTACAAAAGGCAGAAAGAGGTGAGATTAAGTTTGTATATTTACTAGGCAGTGATGAAATTGATATGAACAAAATAAAATCATCTTTTGTAGTATATCAAGGACATCACGGTGATAATGGAGCAAATGTAGCAGATGTAATCTTTCCTGCTAGTAGCTATACAGAAAAAGATGCCACTTACGTAAATTTTGAAGGAAGGCCTCAATATGGTAAAGCCGCAACTCATCCAGTAGGACAAGCAAAAGAAGATTGGGTTATTATAAAGAATCTAGCTAATAGTTTAGGGCTAAATCTTGGCATGAATAATTTAGATGAAATAAGAAATAGGTTGGCTGCAGAATTCCCAGTATTTGCCAATATTTCTGAGATAATGAGCTGTGATTTTATAAAATTTACCTCCCTCGATAATTTACTTAAATCTGATATAGTGACTAAACCTATAAATTACTATATGACAGACTCGATTAGTAGAGCATCTGTTACTATGGCAAAATGTGTGGAGTCAAAGCAAGAAAGGGACAAAGTTGCATGA
- a CDS encoding TrbC/VirB2 family protein codes for MNICRSYSEQFDNDFVWRLLFILCSIALIIAAPDAFAAGAKKVATATPSTADPVGDVLCNMIKTFRGNTARGIAIIGIVVLGIQTLRGQLKWEVALVIVTGVIILFKAPEIINMVAGAAAADTEACKGT; via the coding sequence ATGAATATTTGTAGGTCCTATTCTGAACAGTTTGATAATGATTTTGTGTGGCGTTTGCTGTTTATCCTTTGTAGCATTGCTCTAATTATTGCAGCACCGGATGCTTTTGCTGCTGGGGCTAAAAAAGTTGCTACTGCTACTCCTAGTACTGCTGATCCAGTAGGTGATGTGTTGTGCAATATGATCAAAACATTTCGTGGTAATACAGCTCGTGGTATAGCCATTATTGGTATAGTTGTTCTAGGGATTCAAACTCTTAGAGGTCAATTAAAATGGGAAGTTGCATTGGTTATTGTGACTGGTGTTATAATATTGTTTAAGGCTCCCGAAATTATAAACATGGTAGCTGGTGCTGCTGCTGCTGATACTGAAGCATGTAAAGGAACTTAA
- a CDS encoding TrbC/VirB2 family protein encodes MNICRSYSEQFDNGFVWRLLFILCSIALIIAASDAFADDAASTADPVGDVLCNMIKTFRGNTARGIAIIGIVVLGIQTLRGQLKWEVALVIVTGVIILFKAPEIINMVAGNATAGAECKGT; translated from the coding sequence ATGAATATTTGTAGGTCCTATTCTGAACAGTTTGATAATGGTTTTGTGTGGCGTTTGCTGTTTATCCTTTGTAGCATTGCTCTAATTATTGCAGCATCGGATGCTTTTGCTGATGATGCTGCTAGTACTGCTGATCCAGTAGGTGATGTGTTGTGCAATATGATCAAAACATTTCGTGGTAATACAGCTCGTGGTATAGCCATTATTGGTATAGTTGTTCTAGGGATTCAAACTCTTAGAGGTCAATTAAAATGGGAAGTTGCATTGGTTATTGTGACTGGTGTTATAATATTGTTTAAGGCTCCCGAAATTATAAACATGGTAGCTGGTAATGCTACTGCTGGTGCAGAATGTAAAGGAACTTAA
- a CDS encoding MFS transporter — MIKYPQEQRSLTREQKEAVGLLSIGTFLEYFDLMLYIHMAVFLNELFFEPTDSLSTSLMMSFAFCTTFVFRPVGALIFGWLGDNIGRKSTVIITTFMMAASCFVMANLPTYAQIGIAATWIITICRVVQGITSMGESVGAELYLTETINPPIQYVSVTLITLFASLGSIGALGIASLVTSYGFNWRLAFWIGAVVALIGSAARTTLRETPEFANAKLILKKKYEKANIDIKALHNDPVVNEKINKKNSNSFSFIRVFYTSMFLFSLYALWCYSQDRFWLHIS; from the coding sequence ATGATAAAGTATCCGCAGGAACAAAGAAGCCTAACTAGAGAACAGAAAGAAGCAGTTGGATTGCTTTCAATTGGTACATTTTTAGAATATTTTGACTTGATGTTATATATTCATATGGCGGTGTTTCTTAATGAGTTGTTTTTTGAACCTACTGATTCTCTCTCCACCTCTTTAATGATGTCTTTTGCCTTCTGTACTACCTTTGTTTTTCGGCCTGTTGGTGCCTTAATATTTGGTTGGTTGGGCGATAATATAGGACGTAAATCTACTGTTATAATTACAACTTTTATGATGGCTGCATCATGTTTTGTCATGGCTAATCTCCCTACCTATGCCCAAATAGGGATAGCTGCTACTTGGATAATAACAATTTGCCGCGTTGTTCAAGGCATAACTTCTATGGGGGAGTCAGTAGGGGCAGAACTTTATTTAACCGAAACGATTAACCCACCAATCCAATATGTAAGTGTGACATTGATAACGCTGTTTGCTTCCTTAGGAAGTATAGGTGCTTTAGGAATTGCCTCACTTGTTACTTCCTATGGTTTTAACTGGCGTCTAGCATTTTGGATAGGTGCAGTAGTGGCATTGATTGGTTCTGCTGCTAGAACAACATTGCGGGAAACACCTGAATTTGCTAATGCAAAACTTATACTAAAAAAGAAATATGAGAAAGCTAATATTGATATAAAAGCATTGCATAATGATCCAGTCGTTAATGAAAAAATTAATAAAAAAAACAGTAATAGCTTTTCTTTTATTAGAGTGTTCTACACCAGTATGTTTTTATTTTCTCTTTATGCATTGTGGTGCTATTCTCAAGACCGATTTTGGTTACACATCAGCTGA
- a CDS encoding ATP F0F1 synthase subunit B (Produces ATP from ADP in the presence of a proton gradient across the membrane. Subunit B is part of the membrane proton channel.), translating to MQLFDEKFWLAICFLIFVYLVYRPIKNIILKSLDDKIMAIKDQVLEAQKLNEDMTLLFEDAAVQIQQIEILREKMIKDGKETANNIIKQQNEEFDKFLESKKLETIDLMNRQKLEASQMLQSEFCDKMLELVAIYMQSTKNDSISDSEIAKKLMRNPASEKFIQ from the coding sequence ATGCAATTATTTGACGAAAAATTTTGGCTAGCCATCTGTTTCCTAATTTTTGTGTATTTGGTCTATAGACCGATAAAAAATATAATTTTAAAATCGTTAGATGACAAAATTATGGCTATCAAAGACCAAGTCTTAGAAGCCCAAAAGCTTAACGAAGATATGACGTTGTTATTTGAAGATGCTGCAGTCCAAATACAACAGATTGAAATTTTAAGAGAAAAAATGATCAAAGATGGCAAAGAAACTGCCAATAATATAATTAAGCAGCAAAACGAAGAATTTGATAAGTTTCTAGAAAGCAAAAAACTTGAGACTATAGATTTAATGAATAGGCAAAAGCTAGAAGCTTCTCAAATGCTACAATCTGAGTTTTGCGATAAAATGCTAGAATTAGTAGCTATATATATGCAATCTACAAAAAACGATTCCATATCAGATAGTGAGATAGCTAAGAAACTCATGAGAAATCCAGCATCTGAAAAATTTATACAATAA
- a CDS encoding ATP F0F1 synthase subunit B' (Produces ATP from ADP in the presence of a proton gradient across the membrane. Subunit B' is part of the membrane proton channel.), translating into MPQFDVTFYCSQIFWLVVVFSILYLLVHKFIAPLTEKILENRQAYIDTNIASAESLGEKADSLHKQYANTLAEISNIVENIKKEARDAMEVSLLSKKMQLHNELKAQITNNHHDIEKTNKLFWIDENDSCINLAKLLIQKITNQEVDLDLLKESYKKIK; encoded by the coding sequence ATGCCTCAATTTGATGTTACCTTTTATTGTTCGCAAATCTTTTGGTTGGTAGTTGTTTTTAGTATCTTATACCTTCTAGTTCATAAGTTCATTGCACCACTAACTGAAAAGATTCTTGAGAATAGGCAAGCTTATATAGATACCAATATTGCTAGTGCAGAAAGTCTTGGGGAAAAAGCTGATAGCTTGCACAAGCAATATGCAAATACGCTAGCAGAAATATCAAATATAGTGGAAAATATTAAAAAAGAAGCTAGAGATGCAATGGAAGTATCTCTTTTATCAAAAAAAATGCAACTCCATAATGAGTTGAAAGCACAAATTACCAATAATCATCATGATATAGAAAAAACTAATAAATTATTTTGGATTGATGAAAATGATTCATGCATCAATTTAGCAAAATTATTAATTCAAAAAATTACTAATCAAGAAGTTGATTTAGACTTACTAAAAGAATCTTACAAAAAGATAAAATAA
- a CDS encoding F0F1 ATP synthase subunit C: MDGTSLKFIGVGLMAIGMSGAAIGVGSIFSALLSSIARNPSATDQLQRMAFIGAGLTEAMGLFSFVIAILLIFS; the protein is encoded by the coding sequence ATGGACGGAACGTCTCTAAAATTTATTGGTGTAGGATTAATGGCTATTGGTATGTCAGGTGCTGCCATTGGTGTAGGTAGTATATTCAGTGCATTGCTGTCTTCAATTGCCCGTAACCCTTCAGCTACTGATCAATTACAAAGAATGGCATTCATTGGAGCTGGACTTACGGAAGCTATGGGCTTATTCTCGTTTGTAATTGCAATTTTATTGATATTTTCTTAA
- a CDS encoding F0F1 ATP synthase subunit A: protein MSHSPLDQFAIKKLVEINLFGFDISFTNSSLFMLLAGVVGLSYFYLALKGKKIIPSRLQLSAEIIYDIITVMLNQNVGEKGRKFIPFIFTLFMFILLCNLLGMLPYGFTVTSHIIVTFALAIMIFFMVTIIGFINHGIHFLSIFLPQGTPSWLAPLMILIELFAYLARPISLSLRLAANMVAGHILLKVMAGFIVSLMIFFKFLPIPLIVILIGFEIFIAILQAYIFTILSCVYLNDAVNSH from the coding sequence ATGTCCCATAGTCCCTTAGATCAATTTGCAATAAAGAAACTAGTAGAAATTAATTTATTTGGTTTCGATATTAGTTTTACTAACTCTAGTTTGTTTATGTTACTTGCTGGAGTTGTAGGTCTCTCCTATTTTTATTTAGCCTTAAAAGGCAAAAAAATTATACCATCTAGATTACAGCTTAGTGCTGAAATAATTTATGATATAATTACAGTGATGCTCAATCAAAATGTTGGAGAAAAGGGGCGTAAGTTTATACCGTTCATTTTCACTTTGTTTATGTTTATTTTGTTATGTAACTTGCTCGGCATGCTTCCTTACGGATTCACTGTTACTAGCCATATTATAGTAACATTTGCCTTAGCAATTATGATATTTTTTATGGTTACAATTATTGGTTTTATTAATCACGGTATACATTTTTTATCAATATTTTTGCCTCAAGGTACGCCATCTTGGTTAGCTCCGCTTATGATTTTGATAGAATTATTTGCCTATCTAGCAAGACCTATAAGTTTATCTTTAAGGTTAGCTGCTAATATGGTGGCAGGACATATATTACTAAAGGTAATGGCAGGATTTATAGTTTCATTAATGATTTTCTTTAAATTTTTGCCAATTCCACTAATTGTGATCCTTATTGGATTTGAAATTTTTATAGCAATACTTCAAGCTTATATATTTACAATTCTTTCTTGTGTATACTTGAATGATGCTGTAAATTCACATTAG
- a CDS encoding AtpZ/AtpI family protein, producing the protein MQKELDKIQKRIKKLKTNNHFHPKLNPKKEIDTLAIALDLFSSVMLGFFVGFTLDKLFNSKPFCIIIFLLIGMLAGFKIIWQKLNKK; encoded by the coding sequence ATGCAAAAAGAGTTAGATAAGATACAAAAAAGGATTAAGAAACTTAAAACAAATAATCATTTTCACCCTAAACTTAATCCAAAAAAAGAAATTGATACACTGGCTATAGCGTTAGATTTGTTTTCTAGTGTGATGCTAGGGTTTTTTGTTGGTTTTACATTAGATAAATTGTTTAATTCTAAACCATTTTGTATTATAATATTTTTGTTGATAGGTATGCTTGCAGGTTTTAAAATAATTTGGCAAAAACTAAATAAGAAATAA